From Pelosinus fermentans DSM 17108, the proteins below share one genomic window:
- a CDS encoding chemotaxis protein CheW — translation MTGKILTFYLGGSLCGIDIVFAKEINRNVKYTTVPGGASHVVGLLNLRGQVVTLFDLAQILHLNQKQEDKQTKCIILKGLFQGDHIGFFIDKLAEVIDITPDMCELPPANIKNLQGRFISEIVKYNKEMILMLDINKIFDAI, via the coding sequence ATGACAGGAAAAATTTTAACCTTCTATCTTGGCGGCAGTTTGTGTGGCATTGATATAGTTTTTGCTAAAGAAATTAATCGAAATGTCAAGTATACGACTGTCCCAGGGGGGGCATCCCACGTAGTAGGTCTTCTGAATTTGCGTGGACAAGTAGTGACTTTATTTGACTTAGCCCAGATATTACATTTAAATCAGAAACAAGAAGATAAGCAAACAAAATGCATAATTCTAAAAGGGCTTTTTCAGGGAGATCATATAGGGTTTTTCATTGATAAACTGGCAGAAGTAATTGATATAACACCCGATATGTGCGAATTGCCGCCAGCAAATATAAAAAATCTGCAAGGACGATTTATATCGGAAATAGTAAAGTATAATAAAGAAATGATTTTAATGTTAGATATAAATAAAATATTTGATGCGATATAA
- a CDS encoding chemotaxis protein CheA, translated as MKAEIDGLLFDLGRGGSMLKDEKLIQEFVVEAKEHVEKIESGLLSFEQKEYDENVINAIFRSAHNIKGTAGFFGFQKIVELSHAMESVLGKIRSRELALTFDIVDALLMANDELRELLDHITISEERDIASLVKRLQHIYISGKEAQLIEPLDDGDETFIPEIPQKAAKKHKDDADNKMISELGKKGHKIYKYVHALDSQQIDVERFSINMSKSIQSIGTILNCYIRNKNFVTEENFSGQEIVFLFSTVLEKELAVMAIGANPREIEELSISTQSAEIFQLLSETEDKSADPKEEKLLNTKQRALDLSEERIKNDLVEERIKVDVALLNNLVNLSSEMVLARNQLLRLLESHVDGIPGIRAVLQKIDHTTTEMQEKIMRTRMQPISILFHSIPRLVRDLSKKLGKSLTLKMEGKEVEMDKSILEGLIDPFTHLIRNALDHGIEKPEMRKASGKDPTAMIEIKARHEGGRVIIDIMDDGAGIDIEKVKQQALQKGLIGQDEAMDISEGKMAELVFSPGFSTVSQVSDISGRGVGLDVVRSNIEKFGGIVELHTLKGKGTTFRLLLPLTLAIIPSLILAVGKYNFALPQTHLQEIVRIVDGKEAGRLQWIQGRRVLQLRGKLVPIVHLADVISLEKNFEVTSPITRILIIKIAKRTFGIIVDAIHGQEELLVKPMPNHLKEVKVYSGVTILGDGSIAMVLDIDGIASMGNLVFSEEGVESSQSEMVSLENQIQEMQDLLLFQCSGPEILGLHLSMIARVNEISPHQIEEVGNKQYYNSQGDIIQLIRLEQYLPVASKEQSGEKMYVITPKGNNLSLGLLVRAIKDTVQVDSLMVKGDIQGKGLLGSTIINEKIVLLVDLHEIVEMSVPEQYAQLKFDKADVQVLRGEFS; from the coding sequence GTGAAGGCAGAAATAGATGGATTGCTGTTTGACTTAGGAAGAGGTGGTAGCATGCTGAAGGATGAAAAACTGATTCAGGAATTTGTTGTAGAGGCAAAAGAACATGTAGAAAAGATAGAGTCAGGACTGCTGTCCTTTGAACAAAAAGAGTATGATGAAAATGTGATCAATGCAATTTTTCGCTCGGCCCATAATATTAAAGGGACAGCAGGTTTCTTTGGCTTTCAGAAAATCGTTGAATTATCGCATGCCATGGAAAGTGTACTGGGAAAGATACGGAGCAGGGAACTTGCTCTCACATTTGACATCGTAGATGCATTATTAATGGCTAATGATGAGCTGCGGGAACTATTAGATCATATCACTATAAGTGAAGAACGAGACATTGCTTCTTTGGTAAAAAGGCTGCAGCATATTTATATAAGTGGAAAGGAAGCTCAGCTGATTGAACCATTAGATGATGGGGATGAGACCTTCATACCTGAAATACCCCAAAAAGCAGCAAAGAAGCACAAAGATGATGCCGATAACAAGATGATTAGTGAATTGGGAAAGAAAGGCCATAAAATATATAAATATGTACATGCACTTGATTCTCAACAGATTGATGTAGAGCGATTTTCTATCAATATGTCAAAGAGTATTCAGTCCATTGGAACCATCTTGAACTGTTATATTCGAAACAAGAATTTTGTAACAGAAGAGAATTTTTCGGGGCAAGAAATAGTATTTTTGTTTAGTACTGTGCTGGAAAAAGAACTGGCAGTAATGGCAATTGGTGCCAACCCAAGAGAGATTGAGGAACTTTCCATTTCCACTCAAAGTGCAGAAATTTTTCAACTATTATCGGAAACAGAAGACAAATCAGCTGATCCTAAAGAAGAGAAATTGCTTAATACTAAGCAGAGGGCTTTAGATCTTTCGGAAGAAAGAATTAAAAATGATTTGGTTGAAGAACGGATTAAAGTGGATGTTGCTTTACTTAATAATTTAGTAAATTTGTCTAGTGAAATGGTACTGGCAAGAAACCAATTGCTGCGATTATTAGAATCACATGTGGATGGGATACCGGGTATTCGCGCTGTTTTACAAAAGATTGATCATACCACCACCGAAATGCAAGAAAAGATTATGCGTACGCGGATGCAGCCCATTTCCATTTTATTTCATTCCATTCCACGTTTAGTACGTGATCTGTCAAAGAAATTGGGGAAAAGCCTTACACTAAAAATGGAAGGAAAGGAAGTGGAAATGGATAAATCCATTCTGGAAGGATTGATCGATCCATTTACCCATCTGATACGTAATGCATTAGATCATGGTATAGAAAAGCCTGAGATGCGAAAGGCTTCAGGGAAAGATCCTACTGCAATGATCGAGATAAAAGCTCGGCACGAAGGCGGTCGAGTGATTATCGATATCATGGATGATGGAGCAGGAATTGATATAGAGAAGGTTAAGCAGCAAGCTTTGCAAAAAGGGCTGATTGGACAAGATGAAGCAATGGATATCAGTGAAGGTAAAATGGCAGAATTAGTCTTCTCACCAGGTTTTTCAACCGTCTCTCAGGTAAGTGATATTTCAGGCCGGGGCGTAGGTTTGGATGTGGTCCGATCGAATATTGAAAAGTTTGGCGGTATTGTAGAGCTGCATACCTTAAAAGGAAAAGGAACGACCTTTCGTTTGCTGCTGCCGTTAACCTTAGCGATTATACCTTCTCTCATTTTAGCAGTTGGCAAGTATAATTTTGCTTTGCCTCAGACTCATTTACAGGAAATTGTGCGAATCGTAGATGGAAAAGAGGCAGGGAGATTGCAGTGGATTCAAGGGCGAAGAGTACTGCAGCTGCGTGGGAAATTGGTTCCCATTGTTCATCTTGCGGATGTAATTAGTTTGGAAAAAAACTTCGAAGTAACAAGCCCTATTACACGAATTCTGATTATAAAAATTGCCAAAAGAACCTTTGGTATCATTGTTGATGCCATTCATGGTCAGGAAGAACTTTTAGTAAAGCCCATGCCTAATCATTTAAAAGAAGTAAAAGTGTACTCAGGAGTAACGATCTTAGGTGATGGCAGTATTGCCATGGTTCTGGATATTGACGGGATTGCCAGTATGGGGAATTTAGTGTTTTCCGAAGAAGGGGTGGAAAGTTCTCAATCGGAAATGGTATCATTAGAGAACCAAATACAAGAGATGCAGGATTTATTGCTATTTCAATGTTCCGGACCGGAGATACTTGGCCTGCATTTGTCCATGATCGCAAGGGTTAACGAAATCAGCCCTCACCAGATCGAAGAGGTTGGGAATAAACAATACTATAATTCTCAAGGCGATATCATCCAATTAATCCGATTGGAACAGTATCTGCCAGTTGCTTCTAAAGAACAATCAGGTGAGAAAATGTATGTGATTACACCTAAAGGGAATAACCTTTCATTAGGTCTTCTGGTAAGAGCAATAAAGGATACAGTACAAGTAGATTCCTTGATGGTAAAAGGGGATATCCAAGGAAAAGGACTATTAGGATCCACGATCATCAATGAAAAAATCGTGCTGTTAGTGGATTTGCATGAAATCGTTGAGATGAGTGTTCCGGAGCAGTATGCCCAATTGAAATTTGATAAGGCAGATGTGCAAGTTTTAAGAGGAGAATTCTCATGA
- a CDS encoding methyl-accepting chemotaxis protein codes for MRISISKQILFVCIMIVIAFTGLNVYTYYEINNVKDGYDNVLKRSVPLVVEVKDLNIELNVQSSQVRGYILTMNPTYIQGYETSRKNMEATLVSLEKKLITPEGKEQVAALRAALAEYHKVSDQGINARKTLGQEEALKAVAASGAKIQAAEKNMIDTVKFLTERMDLRIQQNIDATENMQMLLGILDVIILILACILAIFLARRISKPLGKVAASAQSIASGDLRVVNIQYTAKDEIGDMVQAFTAMTDNLRNVVGQVSKSAEQVAAASEELTASSEQSAQAAGQVAETVTNVASGASSQLVTVDQTVSVVGDMASAITHIANNANQISAKSEETAQVASDGGEAVNLATKQMQIIEESVAQSAQVVQQLGISSQQIGEIVDVISGIAGQTNLLALNAAIEAARAGEQGRGFAVVADEVRKLAEQSQEAAQRIAVIIRDIQAETGKAVAAMNQGTIEASKGTEIITSAGERFHAITTMIEQLNGQIQDIGTAAEKLSISSGDVVSSVDSVKSIAGNTAGDTQTISAATEEQSASMEEIASSSQALASMANELQVVVSQFRL; via the coding sequence ATGCGGATATCAATTAGCAAGCAAATACTATTTGTATGTATCATGATCGTTATAGCTTTTACAGGGCTTAACGTGTATACATATTATGAAATTAACAATGTGAAAGATGGCTATGATAATGTGCTAAAGCGAAGCGTTCCTTTAGTAGTTGAGGTTAAGGATCTTAATATTGAATTAAATGTTCAATCATCCCAAGTTCGAGGATATATTTTAACGATGAATCCTACATATATTCAAGGGTATGAAACCTCTAGAAAAAATATGGAGGCAACTTTGGTTAGCCTGGAAAAGAAGTTAATTACACCTGAAGGCAAAGAACAGGTAGCTGCTCTTAGGGCAGCACTAGCTGAATATCATAAGGTTTCTGATCAAGGAATTAATGCTCGTAAGACATTAGGTCAAGAGGAAGCCTTAAAAGCAGTAGCTGCTTCAGGAGCAAAAATCCAAGCCGCTGAAAAAAACATGATTGATACCGTAAAGTTTTTAACCGAACGAATGGATCTTAGAATACAACAAAATATTGATGCAACAGAAAACATGCAGATGCTGCTTGGAATTTTAGATGTAATTATCTTAATCTTGGCTTGCATTTTGGCGATCTTTTTGGCACGGCGTATTTCCAAACCTCTTGGGAAAGTAGCTGCATCAGCCCAAAGTATCGCCAGCGGTGATTTGCGAGTGGTTAATATTCAATATACTGCCAAAGATGAGATTGGCGATATGGTTCAAGCATTTACGGCTATGACTGATAATCTGCGCAATGTGGTAGGACAGGTGTCGAAATCTGCTGAGCAAGTAGCAGCAGCCAGTGAAGAATTAACAGCCAGTTCTGAGCAGTCCGCTCAAGCGGCAGGTCAAGTTGCTGAAACGGTTACGAATGTAGCCAGCGGTGCATCCAGCCAACTGGTGACAGTAGACCAAACGGTTTCAGTCGTAGGGGATATGGCATCAGCCATTACTCATATTGCCAACAATGCCAATCAGATATCTGCAAAATCAGAGGAAACGGCTCAGGTGGCAAGTGATGGTGGAGAGGCAGTGAACCTGGCAACGAAACAAATGCAGATCATTGAAGAGTCCGTTGCCCAATCCGCACAAGTCGTACAGCAATTAGGGATAAGTTCGCAGCAGATTGGTGAAATTGTCGATGTCATCAGCGGCATTGCCGGGCAGACCAACTTATTGGCGCTTAATGCTGCTATAGAGGCAGCCAGAGCTGGCGAGCAAGGACGAGGTTTTGCAGTGGTAGCTGATGAAGTACGAAAGCTAGCTGAGCAGTCCCAAGAAGCAGCGCAAAGAATCGCTGTCATTATCCGTGACATCCAAGCAGAGACTGGTAAAGCAGTAGCAGCCATGAATCAGGGAACGATTGAAGCCTCCAAAGGCACAGAGATTATTACGAGTGCTGGTGAACGATTTCATGCTATTACTACAATGATTGAACAGTTAAATGGTCAGATCCAGGATATTGGTACAGCTGCTGAGAAACTTTCCATTTCCAGCGGTGATGTTGTTTCTTCTGTAGATAGTGTGAAAAGCATAGCAGGTAATACAGCAGGAGATACCCAGACTATTTCGGCGGCAACAGAAGAACAATCTGCTTCTATGGAGGAAATTGCATCTTCCAGCCAAGCCTTAGCTAGTATGGCAAACGAATTGCAAGTTGTTGTTTCTCAATTTCGCCTATAA
- a CDS encoding YibE/F family protein, translating to MKLRRIFPSYILVAFIACLLFGTLPVLGAGSNAESIEYVNGVVLTIQSLDVTPNKKVGISSKSLVTVLLTSGAESGKQVQSINYITNQPLFDIIPSPGDKIILAVSEVQNEKQYHIADYNRLFPTYVLVGLFVLSLLILGKTIGIKTIFVICFSVVVILKGMVPLILNYHWNFIIATMLVCAVITAITQITISGWNAKTWGAILGTVGGVLIAGVLAAISISWMHLTGLDSEEAMMLKVTTLTFMNFQEVLFAGIILGSLGAVMDVTISIASTQYEIKQSCPHYGFAEIFNSGINVGRDVMGTMANTLILAYTGSSLPLIFLIASQDSVSFMRIMNLNIVATEITRALTGSIGLICSIPLTAIITAFLLSRKS from the coding sequence ATGAAATTAAGACGCATTTTTCCCAGCTATATTTTAGTCGCTTTCATAGCCTGTTTACTTTTTGGTACCCTGCCCGTTCTAGGGGCAGGAAGTAATGCGGAATCCATTGAGTATGTAAATGGTGTAGTATTGACTATACAATCTTTGGATGTCACACCCAATAAAAAAGTAGGTATCAGCAGTAAAAGTTTAGTTACAGTCCTGCTCACGTCAGGAGCGGAGTCAGGTAAACAAGTACAAAGCATTAATTATATTACGAATCAGCCTTTATTTGACATCATTCCCAGCCCTGGCGATAAAATTATTCTTGCTGTAAGTGAAGTGCAGAATGAAAAACAGTATCATATTGCTGATTATAATCGTCTTTTTCCTACGTATGTCCTGGTTGGCCTCTTTGTTTTATCTTTATTAATTCTAGGGAAGACTATAGGTATCAAAACAATTTTTGTTATTTGTTTTTCGGTGGTCGTTATTCTTAAAGGTATGGTTCCTTTAATCCTAAATTATCATTGGAATTTTATCATTGCTACGATGCTTGTTTGTGCAGTGATTACAGCCATTACTCAAATTACCATTAGCGGCTGGAATGCAAAGACCTGGGGTGCTATTTTAGGAACCGTTGGCGGCGTACTTATCGCTGGTGTATTGGCTGCTATTTCGATTTCCTGGATGCATCTGACTGGGCTGGATAGTGAAGAAGCAATGATGCTAAAGGTGACGACTCTCACCTTTATGAACTTTCAAGAGGTACTATTTGCAGGCATTATTCTAGGATCATTAGGTGCTGTTATGGATGTTACCATATCCATTGCGTCGACTCAATACGAGATCAAGCAGTCTTGTCCTCATTATGGTTTTGCTGAAATATTCAACTCTGGTATCAATGTTGGGCGTGATGTTATGGGAACGATGGCAAATACCTTGATTTTGGCTTATACTGGCAGCTCCTTGCCTCTGATATTTTTGATTGCATCACAAGATAGTGTATCATTCATGCGAATTATGAATTTGAACATTGTCGCAACAGAGATCACAAGAGCCCTCACGGGAAGCATAGGGCTTATTTGCTCCATACCCCTAACAGCGATTATTACAGCATTTCTTTTGAGTCGAAAGTCGTGA
- a CDS encoding polynucleotide adenylyltransferase produces MSDNVLTEREFAQIIAENGGRVFRVGGCVRDSFMGVTPKDIDFSVVGMVKKNFKMLFPKAEECGKSFPVFRLAIDGIKREVAFARTEWKVGSGYKGFRVSAKPKITIEEDLFRRDTTVNSMAQDSLTGEIIDPFQGREDIRAKVLRATSQHFSDDPMRALRLAGQSARFDFSIDPATLLLARDVKEELIHEPVERMLVELGKVLAEASEPGRFFKVLAETQLLAVTFQEIAELPIDDFEKAMAGLNLVAKATASSKLRFASLGLVMDQMRLAQWNQRMTLPGDWLDAALKVNQITDFLEEPTPEKIVDTIGKLRRGSLQIEELDLIITAAKIKVLTLGPLKAAMVLPQGESVPKTLQGKEIGEWLRKKHIEAITKQLNSSS; encoded by the coding sequence ATGAGTGATAACGTATTAACTGAGAGAGAGTTCGCTCAAATCATTGCAGAGAATGGCGGGCGTGTATTTAGAGTCGGTGGTTGCGTCCGGGACAGCTTTATGGGCGTCACACCGAAAGATATTGATTTCAGTGTCGTTGGTATGGTTAAGAAAAATTTTAAAATGCTATTTCCCAAGGCGGAAGAATGTGGTAAGTCGTTTCCGGTTTTTCGCCTGGCGATAGACGGTATAAAGCGTGAAGTCGCCTTTGCTAGAACCGAGTGGAAAGTCGGCAGTGGTTATAAAGGGTTTAGAGTATCAGCCAAGCCAAAGATCACCATTGAGGAAGATCTTTTTAGACGAGATACTACTGTTAATTCCATGGCGCAAGATAGCTTAACAGGAGAAATTATTGATCCTTTCCAAGGGCGAGAAGATATAAGGGCTAAGGTATTACGAGCGACTAGTCAGCATTTCTCCGATGACCCAATGCGAGCTCTGCGTCTTGCTGGTCAATCCGCTCGGTTTGATTTTTCAATAGATCCAGCTACATTGCTTCTTGCCAGGGATGTCAAGGAAGAGCTGATTCACGAGCCTGTGGAACGGATGCTTGTGGAATTGGGCAAGGTTTTAGCAGAAGCATCCGAACCAGGGCGATTTTTTAAAGTTCTGGCAGAGACGCAGTTATTGGCGGTTACCTTTCAAGAAATCGCAGAGTTGCCTATAGACGATTTTGAAAAGGCAATGGCTGGGCTTAATTTAGTGGCAAAAGCTACAGCAAGCTCTAAATTACGATTTGCGTCCCTGGGTTTAGTGATGGATCAAATGCGTTTAGCACAATGGAATCAGAGAATGACTTTGCCTGGCGATTGGCTGGATGCGGCCCTTAAAGTGAATCAAATCACAGACTTTTTAGAAGAACCCACTCCTGAGAAAATCGTAGATACGATTGGAAAGTTAAGGCGTGGTTCTCTCCAAATTGAAGAATTAGATCTTATTATTACAGCGGCCAAGATAAAAGTCTTAACATTGGGGCCGCTAAAAGCTGCAATGGTCTTGCCTCAAGGGGAGAGTGTCCCTAAAACCTTACAGGGGAAAGAAATTGGTGAATGGCTGCGAAAAAAACATATTGAGGCTATCACCAAACAATTGAACAGCAGTTCATAA
- a CDS encoding GGDEF domain-containing response regulator, whose amino-acid sequence MKVLIIDDEKSIRTILSEMVQQWGYEVILAADGESGWKIFQIINEPVIVLLDWIMPGIDGVELCKRIKQGTKTSHTYVIMLTARKSDIEDMVIGFDAGADDFLTKPIDPRELSCRLSVGSRILSYQYELEQRNATLYETTRVMENIMRELQTVNGKLKDLSMEDEVTGIANRRCLENYLAKEWWHALREKKIMTFIMIDVDYFKLYNDTYGHLAGDECLKKVAAVLDHSVKRNSDIKARYGGEEFAVVLYAADYAGGQKIAEKIRLAVEELQIPHSASAISSYVTISLGVATMMPDPDSSYEMLIKKADDALYRAKREGRNRWIAV is encoded by the coding sequence ATGAAAGTATTAATCATTGATGATGAAAAAAGCATTCGCACCATCCTTTCAGAAATGGTACAGCAATGGGGATATGAAGTGATCCTTGCTGCTGATGGTGAAAGTGGATGGAAGATATTCCAGATTATTAATGAGCCTGTTATTGTGCTCTTAGACTGGATTATGCCCGGTATAGATGGAGTGGAGCTATGTAAGAGGATAAAACAAGGCACAAAAACGTCCCATACGTATGTCATTATGCTGACAGCAAGAAAAAGCGATATAGAAGATATGGTTATTGGCTTTGATGCCGGAGCAGATGATTTTTTGACTAAGCCAATTGATCCAAGAGAACTGAGTTGCCGATTATCCGTTGGCAGCCGTATTTTAAGTTATCAATATGAATTAGAGCAACGCAATGCCACCTTATACGAGACTACACGAGTGATGGAAAATATTATGCGGGAGTTACAGACTGTAAATGGAAAGTTAAAAGATCTTTCTATGGAAGATGAAGTTACAGGTATTGCCAATAGACGATGTTTGGAAAACTATTTGGCTAAAGAGTGGTGGCACGCATTGCGAGAGAAAAAAATAATGACGTTTATCATGATTGATGTAGACTATTTCAAGCTTTATAATGATACCTATGGACATCTGGCAGGAGATGAATGCCTAAAAAAGGTTGCAGCAGTATTGGATCATAGTGTAAAACGCAATTCAGATATAAAGGCACGTTATGGCGGTGAAGAATTTGCAGTTGTTTTGTATGCTGCCGATTATGCTGGAGGACAAAAGATTGCCGAAAAAATCAGGTTAGCTGTTGAAGAACTGCAGATACCTCATAGTGCTTCTGCAATTAGTTCCTATGTTACGATTAGTTTAGGCGTTGCCACAATGATGCCAGATCCTGATTCCTCTTATGAAATGTTGATTAAGAAAGCTGATGATGCGTTATATCGGGCGAAACGTGAAGGCAGAAATAGATGGATTGCTGTTTGA
- a CDS encoding methyl-accepting chemotaxis protein, producing the protein MKLKVKGKILAIILIISMATLLVGSIGYYYTNTMSNEMKIMYSENLLSIKRLNETRHNFRAVHGMILEMIFGNLDKAREDALVTQMKSLSAETDQTLKAYESQNLGSFEREKLVVLKEAIGQYRTERQKAIELSQQGRKQEAYVYFTQQAASKLEIVNSTLKELADFMSDKSEKANSKGQEYAGFAGIVIFTLTGFFVLLCLFLGWRLSNAIARRLKSVCMFLNEIEKGNLGVENINVVDQDEIGDIGVGLNSMAGSLQRLVRQVASSSEQVAASSEELTASAEQSAQATNQVAATISEVAQGAEQQASAVNVTTVVVQQLSAGIEKVAENSAIISGVSDQTSKATQDGTQAVNAAISQMEIVEKTVTKSAQVVTRLGERSKEIGQIVDTISGISAQTNLLALNAAIEAARAGEHGRGFAVVAEEVRKLAEQSQEAAKKIADLITETQSDTEEAVVAMKEGSHEVNVGAQVVNTAGQAFRDISALIDQLAMHIKETSTSIEEMASGSKQIVESVHDIDTISQETVGRTQIVSAATEEQSASMEEIAASSQALAKMAEELQGIVRQFRM; encoded by the coding sequence GTGAAGCTAAAGGTTAAAGGGAAAATACTTGCAATTATCTTAATAATATCAATGGCAACACTTTTAGTTGGTTCTATCGGATATTATTATACCAACACGATGAGTAATGAAATGAAAATTATGTATAGTGAAAATCTGTTGTCGATTAAAAGGTTAAATGAAACGCGACATAATTTTAGAGCCGTCCATGGAATGATCCTGGAAATGATTTTTGGCAATCTCGATAAAGCAAGAGAAGATGCCTTGGTCACGCAGATGAAATCCTTATCGGCAGAAACAGACCAAACATTAAAGGCATATGAAAGTCAAAATTTGGGGTCCTTCGAACGAGAAAAGCTAGTAGTGCTAAAAGAAGCAATCGGTCAATATCGAACAGAGCGTCAAAAAGCTATCGAATTATCTCAGCAAGGGCGCAAGCAGGAAGCATATGTTTACTTCACCCAGCAGGCAGCCAGTAAATTGGAAATTGTCAATTCGACTCTTAAGGAGTTAGCTGACTTCATGTCAGATAAAAGTGAAAAGGCGAATAGTAAGGGGCAAGAGTATGCTGGATTTGCGGGAATCGTTATTTTCACATTAACAGGATTTTTTGTTCTACTCTGCTTGTTCTTAGGCTGGCGATTATCCAATGCAATTGCCAGAAGGTTAAAATCTGTTTGTATGTTTCTAAATGAGATCGAAAAAGGAAATCTTGGTGTAGAGAATATTAATGTGGTAGACCAGGATGAAATTGGTGATATTGGGGTTGGGTTAAATAGCATGGCTGGCAGCTTGCAGCGTTTGGTGCGCCAGGTCGCATCTTCATCTGAGCAAGTTGCTGCCTCGTCAGAAGAGCTGACAGCAAGCGCAGAGCAATCGGCTCAAGCTACGAATCAAGTAGCAGCGACGATTAGTGAAGTAGCACAGGGAGCTGAGCAGCAGGCAAGTGCAGTGAATGTTACGACTGTTGTAGTGCAGCAGCTTTCTGCAGGCATTGAGAAAGTTGCTGAGAATTCAGCAATCATAAGCGGCGTATCCGATCAAACCTCTAAAGCTACCCAAGATGGTACACAAGCCGTAAATGCGGCAATTAGTCAGATGGAAATCGTAGAGAAAACGGTGACTAAGTCAGCTCAAGTGGTGACGAGACTGGGAGAACGATCCAAAGAAATTGGACAGATTGTCGATACGATATCGGGAATTTCTGCTCAGACTAATCTTCTAGCGCTAAATGCTGCTATAGAAGCTGCACGGGCAGGTGAACATGGCAGGGGCTTTGCTGTTGTTGCTGAGGAAGTTCGTAAGTTGGCAGAGCAGTCCCAAGAAGCCGCCAAGAAAATTGCCGATTTAATTACGGAAACCCAGTCGGATACCGAAGAAGCAGTGGTTGCGATGAAGGAAGGCAGCCATGAGGTTAATGTAGGAGCACAAGTGGTTAATACCGCAGGGCAAGCTTTTAGGGATATATCAGCACTCATTGACCAATTAGCGATGCATATAAAAGAGACTTCAACTTCTATTGAAGAGATGGCTTCTGGCAGTAAACAGATTGTGGAATCGGTACATGACATTGATACGATTAGTCAAGAAACGGTTGGCAGGACACAAATCGTGTCTGCCGCCACCGAAGAGCAGTCGGCATCTATGGAAGAAATTGCTGCGTCCAGCCAAGCATTAGCTAAAATGGCAGAAGAACTTCAAGGGATTGTTAGACAATTTAGAATGTAG